The sequence below is a genomic window from Spiroplasma gladiatoris.
TTGCAAAAAATGAATACTCAGTTACAAATTATTTTATTTTAGGAGATAACTTTTCTGATGCAAATGGTACTTCAAAATATTTATCAAATAAATTATCTTTAAAAAATATGAAAGTAAATTTATCATTAGGTGGTAAGTATGGCTATGCTAATAAAAATCAAGATTTAAATAATTATCAAAAAGCTTATGGAAATGATAACTCTTCTTTTACAAATGGTAAAAGTGCTGCATTGCAATTTGGAGAAGAAGTTTTAAAAATGAACGACCCAAAAGCAAGTTATTTAAATTACAAATTAGATAAAGATCAAAGTTATGGTACAAATTATGCAGTTGGTGGAGCTAGTGCTAGTAATATTGAAAACTTAATGGGAAATATTATGAATGACGCAACTATTGATAATCAAGTAAAAGCTTTGGTACAACAACACGTTATAAAAAATAATGATGTTGTTTCAATTTCGATTGGACAAAATGATTTATTATCAATGCTTAAGTTTTATGATCCTTACAAATTAAATGAAACACCAACAAAAATAATGAATGATGCAATTACAAAGATTAGATATTCATTATTTGCTCTTTTAAATAATGGAATTAAACATATTTTATTTATAACACCTCCACCAGTTTCTTTGCTACCAATTAATGCAGAAAAAGTTTATAAGACTTTTTCTTATCAAGATGAAAATTTAAATGAAAGTTGTTTAAGCATTGAAGGAAATCCTTATTCAAATAAAGATGATGATGGTAAAGTTTGTTATTCAAAAACTAACGCAGGACAAGTTCCGATTAATAAAAGAACAAATGAAGCAATTTTTATCTCTGAAACTTCAAAAGAGTTTAATTTAAAAATCGAAAATGTTGTTAAAGAAGTTGTAAAATATTATCCTCAAGGAGTTAGAACAATAAATTTTTATAAAGATTTTAATTACTTTATAAATGAATCTCAAAAAATTAGTAATATTTCTAACATTGCTTTAAACGCTTATAATCAGTATGAAAATTTCACAAACTATGCAACTATTGATGCTAATGAAAATAATAGCGTAATTTATGATTTTGATTTTGATGAAGATAATTTAAAAAAAATAATTAATATAATCGCAAATGCTGCAAATAGTTCAATAGATTTGGTTAACCTAGTCATTTCTATACAAAGAGATAATAATAACAATCAAACAAGTGAAGTTGGTAATAATTCTATTGACAATTTTCTTTTTCTTGATAAAAAAAATTTTACAAATTCTTTACACCAATCGATAAAAAAACAATTAGTTAAAGAATTTAATAAGCAAATTACTAATAACGAAAATAACGGAATAGGAGGCAGTTAAAATGAAAAAATTACTTTCATTTATGGCAATTGTAACATTAATTACAAGTACAAGCACATTAACTGTTTCTTGTGGAAAAGAAGAAATTACAAATCAAATTTCTTCGAAGTCAATTAACATTTTATTAAAAGAAATGGCAAAGAATGCTTATTTAAATAATGTCAAAGATTATGATTTTAATTATGTTTTTAATAGTGTTATAAAAAATCAACAAATTCAAAGATTAAATGGTAACGCTAACTTTGATACAAATGATGAATTTACAAGTTCTTCTAAGTTCTCTGATATTGCTAATAAATATTTTGAATCTAATGTTTATAGTAGTGATGAAACAAATGTTGAAGGAATTAATTTAAAAAAAGGACAAAAACCAGAAGAAAGTTCTGCATTACAACCTTTTATAAAAAACTTACCTTCAATAATCGATTCACTTGGTGATAAGAATACAGCTGGAGTAGGAATATCAATTTTAGAAAAATCTGGTTTATTAAATTTAAAATCTTTTGCAAATAGTCCGTTGTTAAAAATTATAACAAAAGCTATTCCTGCTGATGCTTTTTCAAATTTATCTACAAGTTTTTTTAGATCAGAATATAATGAAATGAGTGTTCAGACTGCATTAAGTTCTTCAATAATTTCTATGATAAATGCAATTAATAAATTTTCTTATCCAGATCAAAATTCTAGACCAAATCATTTAGATGCAAGTACTTCTGAATCAGTTAAAAATAATTATCCAATCGCTATGCAACAACTTTCAAATACTATTAAAGAAATTTTAAATGGGAATGCAAAGTTTACATTTGATATGTTTAATAATACTCAAAGTATTGCAGATATTTTAAATTTCGTAAGAGTTTTAAGTGTATATATTTCAGGTTTTTTTGAAACTTATAAAGATGCTTCTTATAAAGAAGTTAGTACAAATGATTTAAAAAATTATAGAAGCAAATCTTTTGATGACGTTACAAAAAACACATTGAACTTAAAATCTGCTATTAATTATTTTTTAGACATGTTTTATATCAACGATGGTATGGCTGCAAAAAATTTAATGAAACTTTTATTTTATGAAGACTTTAGTTCAATAGAACAGGGCGGGTCAAATGATTATAAAGATTATGCTTATTTAGATATTGAAATTGGATTATCTGATGCTAGTGAAGATGGAGTTATTAAAAAAGCAGAAGAACAAGTTAACAAGTTTAAAGATTTCTTAATGAAAGATTATAATGGCGAATATAATAACACTGGAGGAATTTCTACTTTAGTAAGAACAATATTAAATAGCGTCATTACCGAAAACAAAAGTGTTAAAATTGGAAATGTTTTAACAAAAGGTTTAGGTTTATTGTCAACTGATAGAAATAGAAAATTGGTAACTATTAAAATATTAGGTGACGATCTTGAAAGTCCAAGTACAGTATGAGGGAAACTTATAAAATCTATTTTAGGAACTTTAAAGATGGATACTCCAGAAAATATTTTAAAAAAGTATAGCGATAAAATCGCTGATTCAGTAAATGACTTAATACCTTTAACTCAAAATGGAAAAAGAGCAGTTGTAAATATTTTATCAACAAATGGTATTGTTGATAACACATGAGGTACAATTTGAAATAAACCAATTTTATATTATTTAAGTAAAATTATTGATTTTAAAATTGAACTAAATGAACCAGGTCAGTATGCAAAATCAATTGCAGATATTGTTGAGAATTTTGATTTAATTAAAAAAATAAATTTATATGATTTTATGGGATTAAGTTTTGATAAAAATAGATTAAATAGTTTAAAAAATCTTTCTGAGTATTTTTTGAGTCACAAAAATGGTTATGTAGAATCTTCTGGTCAAACAGAAGATAATGGCGGGGGAGTTAAAAATATCCCAACAAAACTTTTAAAAGATGATACAAAAATAAATTTTAATACATTAAGTAGCTTAGTAAAAAATGCAGGAAGCGTTCTTCCTGAAATTGCTAAAAATCCAGATGATATTTTAGAAAAACTTGGAATAATAAATAATAATATTGAAGAAAATAGTTTTGCAGATAATTTTATTGATATGTTAAATGACATTAAAGGAATAAAAAATATTACTCCAGTAATTGAAACATTTATGGATAGATTTGATTTTTCTCAAAAAGTTAAAGCAAAACAAATTTTAGATGAATACAATAAAATTGGTGATAATGATGTCGATGAAAAAATTATTAATTTATACCAATACCAATATCGAGTTAGAGATAAAATAATAACTTTTGATCTTAAAAAAAATGCAGAATTATTTTTTATTAAAAAAATTAAAATTATAAATAATTAAATTACAACTAGTTGTAATTTTTTGCTTTTAAAAACTTTATAAAAAAATATTTTACCAAAATAGCAAATATTTAATTTTCTAGGCATTTTTTTAGTAAAATATATTTAATCTTTATATATTTATGTGAGCATAGTATATAAAGGTAGAACAGAAAATATGAGGTGACAGAAGAATGATCGGAATGATTTCGACAGCTTACTTTACAGTGAGAGACCGTGAAGGTGTTAAAACTGTTAAAAAATATTGGTGAAGAAACATGGTTATTCAACACGTTAAGTTTAGAGGGAAATTTTTCATAATCGCAACTATCGGATATGGAAAAGCAAATGCTGCTATGGCAATTACATACTTAATGGAAGAATATCCAGCTTTAGAAACAGTGCTAAATATCGATTTAGCTTTATCAACAAATGACAAATTTGACACAACTGACACAGTTATGTCAACAAAATTTATTTACAGAGATGCTGATTTAACAGTATTCAAAGATATTAAATATGGGCAAATAGTTCATGAACCAGAAGCATTTGCTTTCAATACAGAATTTGTTACTCAAGTTAAAAACTTTAAATTAGGAGTTTCAGATGGAATTGTTGGAACTGCAGATATGTTAATCTATAATTCAAAACAATTCAAAGAAATGGTTGACAAATATGGTCAAACTATTGATGTTATTGATACAGAATCTGGAGCATTAGCTCAAGTTGCAAAAAAATCAAGTGTTAACTTTGTTGCATTAAAAATTATTTACAACAACGCTTTATCACCATGAGATAATGATCCATTACATAAATTTAAAATTTATGAAACAGCTAATACTTTAAAATACTTATTAGCAAGATTATTTAACTTATTATCTTCAAGATATATTATTGACTTTTCAAAAAGTTCAAATGATGAATTAGAGGTTATAAACGAATTATTTGAACTAGAACACGATCAATGAGTTAAAAGATTTAAAAAAGATACAGTTTCATTATTCTCAGGAATGGGACCATCATTGATGATGGTTGACAAAAGTGGTTTAAAACCAGAAGCAGTTGACATTGTTGAAGTTATGAAAGCTAAAATCGAAGACGAAGGACCATCAAAAGTTATTTTAGGAGAAGATGAATGAAAAAATGCTCCAAAAAAATGATTACGTAAATTGATGTTCTTAAATAATATCAGCGTAAATGACGATGAATTATTATGAAATAAATCTGCAAAATATGATTTAAAAACTGGAAAAATCTTTACTATGGAAGATGTGGCAAAAAACATTGCTAAAGTAATTGCAGATCGCTCACAAGACAAATCATCATATACTTATGATGGAGCAACAGTTAATAAAAAACACTTATTAATTGCATGTGATGCACCAATTTCATTCTACATTACACATAACCAAACTCATGAGTTTGTTGAAGGTAAGAAAAAAGGATCTCAATTAGTAGCTAATGAATTTATGAAATATTTAAATACAATCTTAGCTGAAGTTGAATCACCTTTTGAGAAAATATTAGTTTATGTAAAAATCCCAGCAATTGGATCAGGTAAATTACCAATCTTTATGACAACAAAAAATAAAGTAAATACTCCAATTGTATTTGGTGGATTCAATGAAAAAGATCAAAATGTCTTTACAGTTGTTGATATCACAAGAAATGATTATGATCCATTAAAAGTTGGTTCATTCAAAGTTACAGTTCGTTTAAAAACTGAAGGATAATTTAATAAAGAAACCACTATTTGTGGTTTTTTTTATATTTGTTTGGTATTATTTTTCTATTATAGTAGGTGATGTTGTGGCTAAGTTAAAAAAAGATAAATCGTTTAAGTCAATTAAAACTAATGAAGCTGACAATTCCGCTATATTGGCATTTGAAGAATTACTTGATTTATCAACAACTAAACTTTCTGACATCAAACTTGAAACAATAACTTTAGAAGATGATGAGATTAATTATGTCAATATCAATGATACAGTTGAATTAGATGAAGATGATTTAACAAAAATAATTAATCGTGCAAAAAAACATGGCGAAGTTGTTAGGGGATCTAGAAAATTAAATCCATTAGAAATTGAAGAAGAAGAAATTATAAACAAAGCTTTAAAAGAAGGTAAATCCAGATATGATTCAGATGTTTTAAGGGAATTAATTTTAAAAAGACAAAAAGAACGACGAAAAGAAATAGGTTTAACAAATATTTTAAAAAACGCAAAAAATAATAAAGATAATTACGATAAATAATATGAGAAAAGGTAAGAAAATGGAAACTATAGATATTGATCCTCAAAAAGTTAATACAATAGAAGGTAATGATTCAAATCAAAAAGTAATAAAAGATTTGGATATGACTCATCTTGAAAATAAAATTATTTCTAAAAGAGAGCAAAGGTTGTTAGTACAATCATATTTTAAAAATAAGTTTTGAAAAGAGTTTTTAAAACTTATTTTAGCTGCATTTATAATTACTATCGCATTTGACTACTTTATTTCTGTTACTGGTAGAAATGGATTATTTCCTGCTGGTCTTGGTGCGTTTGCTAGATTTTTATCAATCTTAACATATGGAAATGATGTATCAAAACAAAGCTCATTTTATTTTATTTATTATTTTGTAATAAATGTACCTTTATTTATATTTGGATATATTAAATTAGGAAAGAAATTTAGTTATACAACAATTCTATTTGTTGCTTTACAAATAACTTTTGACCAAATTATTCAAATTATTCCTTATATTAACCCAACTGAATTTCATTTTATTGTCAATTATAAATTATTACAAGATATTACAAATTCGTGAAATGCAGGAATATGATTATTTGTTTTTGGTGTAATCGGAGGATTAATGCTGGGATTAAGTTATTCAATTGTTTATAAAATGGGTTCTTCTACTGGTGGTGCTGATTTTATTTCTATATATTATTCTAAAAAGAAAAATAAACCAATTGGTGCGATTAATCGTAATGTCAATTTAGTAATTTTAGCTGTTGTTATAACTTTAAATACAATTATTTTGCCAATGAATATGGTAAATCCAGATATTAAAGCAAATGTTTTAAATAATCTTGGTTTAGCAAAAGCGTTTGAAACTTATGATAAAAATAATGTCGATTTAATTAATTCTATTTTAAATTATTTATTTAATAAATCAGGATTAGTTGATGTAAATGGAGTTGTTAATCCTGATTTTGCCCATAACATGGGTTTAACAGATTTAAAAGGAAAAGATCACGCGCAATTAATTCAAGAAATTATTGAAAATTTAAAAGGAAAAAATAATTTTAATACTGATACTGGATGAAAATATTTAGTTGAATATGCCACTAAAAATGGTTATGGTGATGATTTACCAACCTCATTAGTTGCTCAAATTAAATTAGGATTTATATTTGGACCATCTTTATTCGCTTCTATTGGTCTTGTACTTGCTTCTGCAATAACCACTAATGCACTTTATCCAAAATTTACCGTAAGAACTTATTTAATTAAAACTAATAACCCTAAAGAAATTAACAAAACTCTTTTAGATAAAGGATATCAAAATGATATTATTAGTTGAGATGTTACAAATAGAATTAATCGAAATTATTTACACAGAGCTGTAATAATGGTTGCAATGACAGTTTTAAATTGAGATGAAATTGAAAAAGATATATTTATGGCAGATCCAAATGTAAAAATAAATATTTTACAAACTAAAGCCATTAAAGGTATTTTTGATTATGACATTAAGAAGAATGATGAAAGAGATGTTATTTTAAAAAAAATTACTTCAGATGAACAAGAGTTAGAAAAAATTCGTCAAATTGCACTTGTTAAATATAATAAAGAGCAAAAAAAAGCAAAACGAAAAAAAATGTTAAAAAGTCCAATTTCAAAAAATAATAAAAAAAATTAATAATTTAAACTTTAATTACTTTTTTTTGTATAATAAGTAAGTATGGTGATTGACAAATGAAAGACGAAGATATAATTAGCACAATCAAAATGATGCTAGAACTCAAACTTGTAGAGATCAAAACACAAATTAGTAATATTACTATTAAAGACCTTTATAATTATTTGACTAACATTATTTTAAAAAGAAATAAAATTGAGAATATCAATAATGCTGCTTATTATATAATGAACATAAAAGTTAATAAACTATTTGAATATTTAAACTATGAATCAATTAAAGACGATTCAAACACTATAGCTAATGATTTAAAAACCATTTTAGAAGGATAAGTGATTATGGTGAAAAAAAACTCGCCCAAAACTAAACTAAACAAATCTGGAAAATTTAATATATTTAGATTTTGTTCAATCTTTATAATACTTGCATCACTTTTAGTTGGAATCTTTTTTTCAACTGAACGTTTTACAGATAAATTTCGTTTAGGTAGTGATTTTAAAGGTTATTATTCTGCTCTAGTTGCGGTAAATAACGTAAATAAAGAAGCGGCAACTGGAGGTCAACCTAACGGTGATTCAAAAGAAGCAGCAAAAGTTTTAGAAGAACGTTTAAACCCAATGGGAACAAATCAAATTACAATTGAAACTGCTGGATTAAACTATTTGAAAGTTCTTTCTCCAGTTGAAGCGTATGATTCAGAAACTCAATTTAAAAATCAAATCCAAAGAAATGGTGGAGCGATTTTACTTAATGAAAAATATGAGGACTATCAATTAAAAATTGAAGACAAAAAAATAACTCGTTCTGGAATTACAGATTATTTTAGTGAAGCGAAAACAACTGCAATTACTTCTGGTAGTTCAAAAAGTCCTGCTATTCAATTTAAATTAAATGGAACAAAATTTAGTGATATTTTTAGTGAACAAGAAACTTCAGTTAATATGAAACTGATGGTTGATGCTGATGGTTTTTATAACGAAATTAGAAACTATTATAACACTGTAAAAAAAGATAAAACTGAAGATAAAATTGCAAGTTATTTTGATCAAGTAATAACACCAATGAGAAATTTGTATAAAAATTCAGATACTGAAGAGTTACAAAAAAGTACTTTATCTGATTTATTTGCTGGAACTTACGAAGAAATTGATACAGGTGGAAATAAAAGAAATATTTATACAAACTTGTTAGATGAAGAGGTCAGTCAATCTAAATTTTTAGAGTATGTTAATAGTAATTTTAAATTCTTGAGTGAGACTTCAAA
It includes:
- a CDS encoding post-transcriptional regulator; this translates as MKDEDIISTIKMMLELKLVEIKTQISNITIKDLYNYLTNIILKRNKIENINNAAYYIMNIKVNKLFEYLNYESIKDDSNTIANDLKTILEG
- a CDS encoding YitT family ABC transporter; this translates as METIDIDPQKVNTIEGNDSNQKVIKDLDMTHLENKIISKREQRLLVQSYFKNKFWKEFLKLILAAFIITIAFDYFISVTGRNGLFPAGLGAFARFLSILTYGNDVSKQSSFYFIYYFVINVPLFIFGYIKLGKKFSYTTILFVALQITFDQIIQIIPYINPTEFHFIVNYKLLQDITNSWNAGIWLFVFGVIGGLMLGLSYSIVYKMGSSTGGADFISIYYSKKKNKPIGAINRNVNLVILAVVITLNTIILPMNMVNPDIKANVLNNLGLAKAFETYDKNNVDLINSILNYLFNKSGLVDVNGVVNPDFAHNMGLTDLKGKDHAQLIQEIIENLKGKNNFNTDTGWKYLVEYATKNGYGDDLPTSLVAQIKLGFIFGPSLFASIGLVLASAITTNALYPKFTVRTYLIKTNNPKEINKTLLDKGYQNDIISWDVTNRINRNYLHRAVIMVAMTVLNWDEIEKDIFMADPNVKINILQTKAIKGIFDYDIKKNDERDVILKKITSDEQELEKIRQIALVKYNKEQKKAKRKKMLKSPISKNNKKN
- the fib gene encoding cytoskeletal motor fibril protein Fib, with the translated sequence MIGMISTAYFTVRDREGVKTVKKYWWRNMVIQHVKFRGKFFIIATIGYGKANAAMAITYLMEEYPALETVLNIDLALSTNDKFDTTDTVMSTKFIYRDADLTVFKDIKYGQIVHEPEAFAFNTEFVTQVKNFKLGVSDGIVGTADMLIYNSKQFKEMVDKYGQTIDVIDTESGALAQVAKKSSVNFVALKIIYNNALSPWDNDPLHKFKIYETANTLKYLLARLFNLLSSRYIIDFSKSSNDELEVINELFELEHDQWVKRFKKDTVSLFSGMGPSLMMVDKSGLKPEAVDIVEVMKAKIEDEGPSKVILGEDEWKNAPKKWLRKLMFLNNISVNDDELLWNKSAKYDLKTGKIFTMEDVAKNIAKVIADRSQDKSSYTYDGATVNKKHLLIACDAPISFYITHNQTHEFVEGKKKGSQLVANEFMKYLNTILAEVESPFEKILVYVKIPAIGSGKLPIFMTTKNKVNTPIVFGGFNEKDQNVFTVVDITRNDYDPLKVGSFKVTVRLKTEG
- a CDS encoding SGNH/GDSL hydrolase family protein; the encoded protein is MKKLLVAFMSISFFAVSVSQLIGCKKPTSNFNDEDPFKIGLEIDKSNAIKDSDIAKNEYSVTNYFILGDNFSDANGTSKYLSNKLSLKNMKVNLSLGGKYGYANKNQDLNNYQKAYGNDNSSFTNGKSAALQFGEEVLKMNDPKASYLNYKLDKDQSYGTNYAVGGASASNIENLMGNIMNDATIDNQVKALVQQHVIKNNDVVSISIGQNDLLSMLKFYDPYKLNETPTKIMNDAITKIRYSLFALLNNGIKHILFITPPPVSLLPINAEKVYKTFSYQDENLNESCLSIEGNPYSNKDDDGKVCYSKTNAGQVPINKRTNEAIFISETSKEFNLKIENVVKEVVKYYPQGVRTINFYKDFNYFINESQKISNISNIALNAYNQYENFTNYATIDANENNSVIYDFDFDEDNLKKIINIIANAANSSIDLVNLVISIQRDNNNNQTSEVGNNSIDNFLFLDKKNFTNSLHQSIKKQLVKEFNKQITNNENNGIGGS
- a CDS encoding Vmc-like lipoprotein signal peptide domain-containing protein — translated: MKKLLSFMAIVTLITSTSTLTVSCGKEEITNQISSKSINILLKEMAKNAYLNNVKDYDFNYVFNSVIKNQQIQRLNGNANFDTNDEFTSSSKFSDIANKYFESNVYSSDETNVEGINLKKGQKPEESSALQPFIKNLPSIIDSLGDKNTAGVGISILEKSGLLNLKSFANSPLLKIITKAIPADAFSNLSTSFFRSEYNEMSVQTALSSSIISMINAINKFSYPDQNSRPNHLDASTSESVKNNYPIAMQQLSNTIKEILNGNAKFTFDMFNNTQSIADILNFVRVLSVYISGFFETYKDASYKEVSTNDLKNYRSKSFDDVTKNTLNLKSAINYFLDMFYINDGMAAKNLMKLLFYEDFSSIEQGGSNDYKDYAYLDIEIGLSDASEDGVIKKAEEQVNKFKDFLMKDYNGEYNNTGGISTLVRTILNSVITENKSVKIGNVLTKGLGLLSTDRNRKLVTIKILGDDLESPSTVWGKLIKSILGTLKMDTPENILKKYSDKIADSVNDLIPLTQNGKRAVVNILSTNGIVDNTWGTIWNKPILYYLSKIIDFKIELNEPGQYAKSIADIVENFDLIKKINLYDFMGLSFDKNRLNSLKNLSEYFLSHKNGYVESSGQTEDNGGGVKNIPTKLLKDDTKINFNTLSSLVKNAGSVLPEIAKNPDDILEKLGIINNNIEENSFADNFIDMLNDIKGIKNITPVIETFMDRFDFSQKVKAKQILDEYNKIGDNDVDEKIINLYQYQYRVRDKIITFDLKKNAELFFIKKIKIINN